A single window of Tautonia marina DNA harbors:
- a CDS encoding cytochrome c biogenesis protein ResB, whose translation MSKKPSSPSPKPRGQKTDGSDRSGEGPILRAFNAIYRFLASLKLAIFSLSTLVVVLTIGMFYERSYGNAALQQYFYRTWWFGLLLAMLGINILCAATIRFPWKKRQTGFVVTHAGLLVVLVGSWFSFQTGDEGQVAMSEGDSSTALVRVNDYALRVQTVDEASQRSVQSLLRDIFTEISQDHEHSEGAEDEGFHDLQDQIARLSRDPAPNPAALRDLARMAAMPASYREDLETLASRIEGKSYAFRFFPGPRQWEDGRSEVITRPGDPFQLEVTSFLPSAIGKRIAEPAARGVPMIKVRMEMTPPNMLSPMDPFADQFVIDENRWIAANDLFKRTVQSLPPAARLVFQHVKGGIEGREAVNDFLELPENGTVEAARLHYEDNTGRTQTATFFPATEIWALPDGTEAKGRTVTLPNSELRVTYNLSGSLNDESIRPRLLSARFDVRPSGRDAPSRPISLGSFLLAIVEYTKDDQMPLAEFAVSKGEGPEIIHWAVPIPSSALPPMSFEASDQPNLYQPASPLVRIGYYKPLQFAEGMQGLKGSIEVLAVGENGLFFRALNAEGIQNKGELTPGEMTDTFGGENRAMQASFAVDEFHDSAMPRFTYVYRELPVSQAGQGVPAARVKLTHRGESDDRWVLLSSTPSLKPNPGAVETFNFDQATYNVSFDMDRGELPFTLRLVDFRRRFDPGTRQPSHYESDVLLYDQEQGIDGELVTISMNEPLSHRGYTFYQSSFNPPTNSSGEFVSIFQVRYDPTWQIIYIGCLMVVLGTFLQFYMRAGIFTDGGKRERERAIKRGQDPGEAPPKPRDDDLL comes from the coding sequence GTGTCCAAGAAGCCGTCCTCCCCATCGCCGAAGCCCCGAGGCCAGAAGACGGACGGGTCGGATCGCAGCGGCGAAGGCCCGATCCTCCGCGCCTTCAATGCGATTTATCGCTTCCTCGCCTCGTTGAAACTGGCGATTTTCAGCCTCTCGACGCTGGTCGTCGTCTTGACGATTGGCATGTTTTACGAGCGAAGCTACGGCAACGCCGCCCTGCAGCAATACTTCTACCGGACCTGGTGGTTTGGTCTGCTGCTGGCCATGCTCGGGATCAACATTCTGTGCGCCGCCACCATTCGGTTCCCGTGGAAGAAGCGGCAGACCGGGTTCGTCGTGACCCATGCGGGGTTGCTGGTGGTCCTGGTGGGGTCCTGGTTCAGCTTCCAAACCGGCGATGAAGGCCAGGTGGCGATGTCGGAGGGAGATTCCTCGACCGCCCTGGTTCGAGTCAATGACTACGCCTTGCGGGTTCAAACGGTCGACGAGGCGTCACAACGCAGCGTCCAATCGTTGCTTCGGGACATTTTCACGGAAATCTCCCAGGATCACGAGCATAGCGAGGGAGCCGAGGACGAAGGGTTCCACGATCTCCAAGATCAGATCGCTCGCTTGAGCCGCGATCCGGCCCCGAATCCGGCGGCGTTGCGCGACTTGGCCCGGATGGCGGCCATGCCCGCCTCGTATCGGGAGGATCTGGAGACCCTGGCGTCTCGGATCGAGGGGAAGTCGTACGCGTTTCGGTTCTTCCCCGGCCCGAGGCAGTGGGAGGACGGGCGATCGGAAGTCATCACACGCCCGGGTGATCCGTTCCAGCTGGAGGTGACGTCGTTCCTTCCATCGGCCATTGGCAAGCGCATTGCCGAGCCTGCGGCTCGTGGCGTGCCGATGATCAAGGTTCGGATGGAAATGACGCCGCCGAACATGCTCAGCCCGATGGACCCCTTCGCCGATCAGTTCGTCATCGACGAAAATCGCTGGATCGCCGCCAACGACCTGTTCAAGCGAACGGTCCAGTCGCTTCCCCCGGCGGCCCGCCTGGTCTTCCAGCACGTCAAAGGGGGAATCGAGGGGCGCGAGGCGGTGAACGACTTCCTCGAACTGCCGGAAAACGGCACGGTCGAGGCAGCCCGATTGCACTACGAGGACAATACGGGCCGCACCCAGACCGCCACGTTCTTCCCGGCGACAGAAATCTGGGCCTTGCCCGATGGCACCGAGGCCAAGGGCCGCACCGTGACCCTGCCCAACAGCGAATTGAGGGTCACGTACAATCTTTCCGGGTCGCTCAATGATGAGAGCATACGGCCACGCCTCCTCTCGGCCCGCTTCGACGTCAGGCCGAGCGGCCGGGATGCGCCGTCCCGGCCGATCTCCCTCGGCAGCTTCCTGCTGGCGATCGTCGAGTACACGAAGGATGATCAGATGCCCCTGGCCGAGTTTGCCGTGTCGAAGGGAGAGGGGCCGGAGATCATCCACTGGGCCGTGCCGATTCCTTCGTCCGCCCTGCCGCCGATGAGCTTCGAGGCGTCCGATCAGCCGAACCTCTATCAGCCGGCGTCTCCGCTGGTCCGGATCGGCTACTACAAGCCGTTGCAGTTCGCGGAAGGGATGCAGGGGCTGAAGGGGTCGATCGAGGTCCTCGCTGTCGGCGAGAATGGCCTCTTCTTCCGCGCGCTCAATGCGGAAGGGATTCAGAACAAAGGAGAGCTCACTCCCGGCGAGATGACCGATACCTTTGGCGGTGAGAATCGGGCGATGCAAGCCTCGTTCGCGGTCGATGAGTTCCACGACTCGGCGATGCCCCGTTTCACGTACGTCTATCGGGAACTACCGGTTTCTCAGGCGGGCCAGGGGGTTCCGGCCGCCCGGGTGAAGCTGACCCATCGGGGTGAAAGTGACGATCGCTGGGTCTTGCTCTCAAGCACGCCGTCGTTGAAGCCAAACCCCGGGGCGGTCGAGACATTCAACTTCGATCAGGCGACCTATAACGTCTCCTTCGATATGGACCGCGGCGAGTTGCCATTTACCCTGCGCCTGGTCGACTTCCGTCGTCGGTTCGATCCCGGGACGCGGCAGCCGAGCCACTACGAAAGCGATGTGTTGCTCTACGACCAGGAGCAAGGGATCGACGGCGAATTGGTCACCATCTCGATGAACGAGCCCCTGTCGCACCGAGGGTATACGTTCTATCAGTCGAGTTTCAACCCGCCGACCAATTCGAGCGGCGAATTCGTTTCGATTTTCCAGGTGCGTTACGACCCGACCTGGCAGATTATTTACATTGGCTGCTTGATGGTGGTGCTGGGAACGTTCTTGCAGTTCTACATGCGTGCCGGAATCTTCACGGATGGCGGCAAGCGAGAACGGGAACGAGCCATCAAGCGCGGGCAAGATCCGGGGGAAGCTCCCCCCAAGCCCCGCGACGACGACCTTTTGTAA
- a CDS encoding Gfo/Idh/MocA family oxidoreductase, producing the protein MSQLGASNEVRIGVIGLGRQWTERYRAALIRPGGRARVVAVCDAVAHRAEAEADRIGCDTVEGLTHLIERPDVEIVFLLDPLWFGLWPLRVAIERRKPVFTSAGHRATLDELSRLNQVPSDPPPLVMTELTSRFAPEMLRLRELLATELGPARRVLVKGLAAAGSSPATLEPDRSSPADAAIGLIDRCRALVQANPLNARLVRKSDRPGRQVRVVSIDFSQGATARLSLVCGSTTPEPEEAGEGVKMLVETERGRARIDRSGRLAWSLGADLIREPISGGSATSLMIDHVLRRVRGEQSLAPDLDELRDLERSSRVFEW; encoded by the coding sequence TTGAGTCAGTTGGGCGCGTCGAACGAAGTCCGGATCGGAGTCATCGGCCTTGGCCGTCAGTGGACCGAGCGCTACCGAGCCGCCCTGATCCGGCCCGGAGGCCGGGCGCGGGTCGTGGCTGTCTGCGATGCGGTCGCCCACCGGGCCGAGGCCGAGGCCGACCGCATCGGCTGCGACACGGTCGAGGGCCTGACCCACCTGATCGAACGACCCGATGTCGAGATTGTCTTCCTGCTCGATCCCCTCTGGTTCGGGCTCTGGCCGCTTCGAGTCGCGATCGAACGGCGAAAACCGGTCTTCACCTCGGCCGGCCATCGCGCCACGCTCGACGAACTGAGTCGGCTGAACCAGGTCCCCTCCGACCCTCCCCCGCTCGTCATGACCGAGTTGACCAGCCGATTCGCGCCGGAGATGCTCCGCCTGCGCGAGTTGCTGGCCACCGAGCTCGGTCCGGCCCGCCGGGTTCTGGTCAAGGGGCTCGCGGCGGCCGGATCAAGCCCAGCGACGCTCGAGCCCGACCGCTCCTCCCCTGCCGATGCCGCCATCGGCCTCATCGACCGCTGCCGGGCCCTGGTCCAGGCCAATCCCCTCAACGCGAGGCTCGTCCGGAAATCCGACCGGCCGGGCCGCCAGGTCCGGGTCGTCTCGATCGACTTCTCCCAGGGGGCAACCGCGCGGCTCAGCCTCGTCTGTGGCTCAACCACTCCCGAGCCAGAAGAGGCCGGTGAAGGGGTCAAGATGCTCGTCGAAACCGAGCGCGGTCGGGCTCGGATCGACCGATCGGGACGGTTGGCCTGGTCTCTTGGAGCGGACCTGATCCGCGAGCCGATCTCCGGCGGTTCGGCCACCTCCTTGATGATCGACCACGTCTTGCGTCGGGTCCGAGGAGAGCAGTCGCTGGCCCCAGACCTTGACGAGTTACGCGATCTGGAACGATCAAGCCGCGTCTTCGAGTGGTGA